The Paenibacillus sp. FSL W8-0426 region GTATTGTTGCTTCAGATGTTGATGGGGCTGTGCAATGCCATGCAGCGCATGAGCGAGCGGGTACTGCTCGCGGACTACACGGAACCGGGTCGACGGGGGCACGCTGTAGGACATTATCACTTTTGGACCGCGGCCGCTTCGGGATTTGCCGTTATTCTGGGAGGTATGCTCATTGATTGGCTGACGATTGATGTTTTGTTTTATCTGAGCGCTCTTTTGTATGTGATGTCCGGCATAGCGGTATGGCGCGCAAGCCAACCATCCGTGTAAATAAATGGGCAAAATTCGAAATCGCCTGATCGAACCAAAGCTTTCTGATTAATCTTCGCCAAGACGTTTATATTAACGGTATGGGCAAGACCAAATCCGACAAGCTTAGGAGGAATCAACCATGATGAATGAAGACAATCATGTTATTCGCAAAGACGGCCAGGTGGAACTGGGACAAGTAGAGGATGCCGTAAACCGGATTGCTCCGGAACAACGCGAGCAGATTCTGCACAATTTCGAAACTTTTAAGGAGTATCTTGCTAAACGCATTGCCGTAGGCGAAGCGATTGGCCTCGGGGAAGAACAGATGGCTCGCATCGCGGAGAAGGTTGCCGATTATCTTGCGGCCAACGAGGAACCGCGCAATAGCGAAGAGAAGCTCCTTCAGGAGCTTTGGAGCGTAGGCCGCGAAGAGGAACAGCATATGCTTGCACACATGCTGGTTCGTCTGGCCCAACGGGCACATTGACACATTAATCATTAATCGGGAGATTTCTTAAGGAACCCTGGGATTCAATCAAGCACGCCCGGGGTTCCTTGTTCATGGAAGCCGGATTGTAACCATTTTTCAACTTATATGATACTTTTGATCTTTATAACTGAAGTATGATGTAGGAAGTAAAGTGATTAAGGGGAGATGCTGCTATGAAGAACGCGGCAAAACAATGGAAATTTCGGTGGATTGGCGCAGGCGTTGCTTTGCTGGGCATCATGGTGATTGCTGCATATTTATGGACTCCGGCCAAAGCGGAGGGAATCACGGCAACATCGCTTTCCACCGCAAAGGAAACGTTGGCAACCAATTCGGAGACGTACACCGCTTACGTCGATGGCATACAACAGGAGAACGGCAAGCTGTTCCTGATCGTAGACAAAATCGGCTGGTACCAAGGCGAAGAGGCTGACACCATATTCGAGCAGCGCAACCCCGATTCGGGATTGGATGGAGCTCCGGATGGTTATTATATTGTGAATGACAGCAAAGAACAGGAAAAGGTTGAAGTTCAAGCAGATGCCGAAGTGCTGATGCAGCTGTATGACCGGGACGGTACATATGCCGGAGCGGACATTCAGTGGAACGAACCTGTGACTTTGAATAAATTCGAATCGTTGTATGACAACAAAACCATCGTGGATCTGTCCATGTTTCCGTATCATCTGACGGTGAAGGATGGACAAGTGATCAAAATCGTACAGCAATATATTCCATAATATACATGAAGCCTAAAGCTTTTCAAAGAAAAGACCTCCGTTTTCTGAACGGAGTTTTTTTTGTCCATTTTTCACGGAAGACGGTATGAGAAAAATCATAGAAACATTGTAATTGTCAGGAACAGCATGTATCATTATTGGAATGGTGTTTGTATTCCGTTCAGGAGGCTGCTTATTCATGCTTAAAGACATGATTGCACTAACGAAGCCCCGATTGCTGCGGCTGAATGTGTTTGCTGTGGTGGTCGGTTATTGGGTTGCTTCAAAGTGGGATATCGACTGGTTATCCCTGCTGATGGTGATTATTGGCTCTACCCTGGTCATTGCCTCGGCATGCGTCATCAACAACTATTGGGACCGTGAATTGGATCAGAAAATGGAACGGACGAAAAAGCGGATCGAGTACATCAATCATCTAAATCCCGGATTTGTGTTGGGTTACGGCCTCGTGCTGGGGCTGGCCGGCTTTGCCGTATTGTACGTGCTCGTGCATCCATTGTCGGCTTGGCTTGCTCTCGGGGGATGGTTTGCGTATATTGTCGTGTACACGATCTGGCTTAAACGCAGCTCCACATGGAGCACCTCGCTCGGCGGAATCGCGGGCGCGATGCCGCCTGTCATCGGTTATTGCACAGTGACCGAACAGGTGGATGCCGGCGCCTGGCTGCTGTTTGCGCTTCTGTTCCTGTGGCAGCCGCCACATTTCTGGTCGCTTGGCATCCGCAGAGTTGAGGAGTATCGCGCAGCCGGATTCCCGCTTTTGCCTGTAGTGAAAGGCATCAAACGGACCAAAATTCAGATGATTCCTTACGTGCTGCTTTTGCTGCCTGCAGTTATTCTGCTTTATCATTACGATTACGTTGGAATCGTTTTTCTCATCGTGTCGACGGTGGGGGAATTGATTTGGTTGGTACATACGCTCTCCGGGTTACGCTCCCAGGATGATGAGAAATGGGCGAAAACGAATTTCCTCATTTCCGTTAATTACCTGATGCTGGTATTTATCGTTATGGTAGCGAATACAACTTGGGCTTAACATGCGGGGGAACGATGGCAGTTACGACTGCGACGCTGCCTTCGTCCTGCGAGACCACCGAATGATCGAACATCCCGCAACAAGGAAGAGGGTGGATTTCAGCCCGTGTCCTTGCTCACGGCGGGGTGTTTTTGGTTTGTTCAAGAAGCAGAATCAATCTGAAGAAGCAAAGCGGTCGCTTAAAAAAGCTTTCGGAAAGAAACCTGAAGCGGAAGCATAGGCGGGTCACCGGATTAATATAAAATGCACCAGATTTTTTTCATGGTAATGACCTGATAAGGAATTTTTTGTATAATTAAAGAGATCGACGTGGAAAGGGTTGTGTCAGAATGGCGACATTAGAGCAGGCTATTTTGTTAAGAGAGCAGGGGAAGGCGGAAGACGCCATTAAATCCATGCAGCAGATTGCGCTGCGCGAACCCGACAATGCGCAGGTATGGTATCAATTGGCTTGGGCGCATGATTCACTTGGTTTGGAGCGGGAAGCCGTTCCTTATTATGAGAAAGCGTTGAATCTTGGCCTTGTCGGAGAAGATCGTGCCGGAGCCATGCTTGGCCTTGGCAGCACCTATCGCACGCTGGGTCAGTATGAGGAAGCAAAAGCGTGGCTGGGGCGGGGGATCGATGAATTCCCGGAACGTGGCGAGTTCGAGGTATTTTACGCGATGGTGCTGCATAATCTTGGCGAGCATGCCGAAGCGATGAAGCGGCTGCTGCTCATGCTGGCCGACACTTCAAGCAACGCAGGCATTCAAGCGTATAACAGAGCCATTCGCTTTTACTCGGAGCAACTGGATCGGGTGTGGGAATAGCAAGTCCATTAGCGGAGGGGAGACGAAGGAATGGACAAGGAAACGCAACAAATCCACGAAAGACTGGATCGGATGGAACGAAAACTGGATGAACTGGCTCGAAACAGGCAGGACTTTGGACCGCAGCGTTCCGGGGCTGCCAGGTTTTTGATCGGATTTGGCGTTGTCGTTGCGGTGCTGTTCGTTTTAATGACATTGATCGGAGTTCTGCAATTCGTAAGCAATGGATGAGAGAGGGGGGACGGCATGCCTTTTTTGAAAAGAGTGCTGCTGGACTGGTCGGCACGCCCACCCATGAACCGCGATAATTTCCCTTATAACATCGCGGCTTTGCGTCAGATCGAACAATTGGAATTCTCGCACAATGTCACGTTTCTTGTAGGTGAGAACGGATCAGGCAAATCGACGCTGTTGGAAGCGATGGGTGTATCCTGCGGCTTCAGCATTGTCGGCGGCAGGGATCTCGTCATTCGTCGTGACAAGGATGATGCATCGTTGTCCGAGATCATGACGCTGCAATGGCTGCCCAAGGTGAATCAGGGCTTTTATTTTCGGGCAGAGACGTTCGACACCTTTGCCAAATATATCGATGAACTGGCTGAAGAGCCATTTGTGGGGCGTGCGGCGTATGCTCCGTACGGTGGTGTTTCCTTGAATGAACGCTCTCACGGTCAGGGTTTTCTGGAGTTTTTTGCAGGACGATTCAGCGAGAAGGGATTGTATTTGCTGGACGAGCCGGAATCGGCCCTGTCGCCGCAAAATCAGCTTGTTCTATTACGCATGATGCATGATCTGGAACGGAGCGGCAAAGCCCAGTTCGTCATTGCCACGCACTCTCCAATCCTGATGTCTTATCCCGGAGCGACCATCTATCATTTCAACGAAAATGGTGTGGAGTCCATGGACTATGAAGAGACGGAGCATTTTCGCTTGACCCGCGATTTTCTGAACAATCGGGAGGTATACCTGAATCGTCTCTTTGAAAGTTAATGTTCTAAGGCAAGCCAATCCTGAACTGCTGCAATAAAGCGGTGAGCTGCTGGAGAAAGATTGTCGAGCGACGGGCAAGTCAGGCCAATCGTGCGGAACGGATCCCCTTCCAGGGGAATCAGCGCGAGCTCATGCTCGTGGCCTCGCAGGACCATTTCCGGCAGCAAACTGATGCCAAGGCCGTTCCGCACCATCGCCATGATGGCTTGATCTTCGGCTACCTCATATATGATGTCCGGTTTGGCAGCATATTGTCTGATCAGTCGTTCGATTTCGTTATCACCGCCCCATTTCGGCATGATGAACGGCTCCGAGAGCAGCAGCTCGAAGGGGAGCGTTTCGGCGGTCGAGAGTGGGTGATCCAGGGGCAGAATGCACATCATCCGATCTTTGCGCAGCTCAATGGAGTCGTAAGGGAGGGAGTCTCCCAAAGAAAGAAAACCGAGATCGATGGCTCCACTGGCCAGCCAAGCGGATATCTCCGCATAATCTCCCTCCCATAATTTGATTCCGATGCCCGGATGCTGCACGCGGAATTGTTTCAAAATGCCGGGCAGCCACTGCGTCGACACGCTTGCAAACGTTCCGATGCGTACCGTCCCCGTTTCTGCCCCGCGGATGAGCGACATTTCCTGATTCAACAGCTCGGCCCAGCGCAAAATCTCCCGGATGTACACGATCATCCGTTCTCCGTCGGCCGTCAGGCGTACCCCGGAGCGCCCGCGATGGAGCAGGGAGAATCCACACTCCGATTCGAGGCTGGAAATGGCGTGACTCACCGCGGATTGCGTAATATTTAGCGCCTCTGCAGCCCTTGTTAGACTTCCATATTCAATGACGGCATTCAGAATTTCATATTTAACCAGCGACATGATGGAGACCCGAACCTTTCCTGAATAATACATGAAATGATTTCATGTTATCCATTATAAACATTCGTTTTCATAATGCAAAAAGATCGGATATACTTGCCAAGGCGAGAATGCCAAATACATATTCCGCATCACAAAATATATGGGACGAAGGTAGAGACAGAATGGATTCATCATCACGGGGAAATCGGGGCCAGGCAGCAAGAAGGGCCGATCTGCAAATGCTGCTCGCCACGATCATTTGGGGATCATCGTATTTGTTTATGAAATCAGGGCTCGCATCGATTCAGGAACTGAATCTGATTGCTTTGCGTTTCGCCATCGCGTTTATCGTTGCAGCCGTCATCTTTCACCGGAGGCTGCTGCGGGCGGATCGGAAAACGTGGATCGCGGGAGCCGTGATGGGTACGGTATTGTTTGCGGCGTTTGTGCTGATTACGTACGGGGTGCAGCGGACCAGTGCGTCGCAGGCAGGTTTTTTGATTAGTCTCGCGGTCATTTTTGTGCCGATTCTGATGACGATCATCCATAAAAAAATGCCGGATGTACGGCTCGCTGCAAGCATTGTTTTGGCCGTGAGCGGGCTGGGGCTGCTTACGCTGCAGCATGAGCTTCGTTTGCACATCGGAGACGTGCTGTGCATTTTGGCCGCATTGGTTTATGCCATTTATATCATCATTGCCGGTAAATACACGCCGAAACATGATCCGCTTACCCTGGGAACGATTCAGCTCGGCATGGCCGCCGGATTGGGCATCGCTGCAGCAGTTCTGTTCGAAACGCCGCACCTTCCTGACAGCGCGGAAGCGTGGGCAGCGATTTTGGGGCTTGGCATTTTGTGCAGCGGGATCGGGTATATTCTGCAGACGTTGGCCCAGCGCCATGCTTCTCCGGCGAGAACAAGCCTCATCTTTTCGCTGGAACCGCTGTTTGCCGCAGCTTTTGCGTTTATTTTTCAAGGAGAACAATTAACGTTGCAAGGATATACCGGAGCAGCTTTAATGCTGCTTGCCGTGCTGGTTGCGGAGCTTAAAGGATTGGATGCGATGTACCGACGGCGGAAAAGGAGCACGTCTGCGAACGAAATGCATATATGATGGAAACGGATGAAGTCCGGGAGTCGCCTCTGCCAAAGGCCGCCCTCGGCCTTTTTTTTCATTTAATGATTGCTGTTAGCGGGAAAGAACATAACAAAACAAACAAAATGATAACTTGTTTTGTTGTGTATAATGTTTTGTGCTACACTGGAAACAAAAAAAGGAAAACAGGGTGAATGGGATGGGCAAAAAAGTAACGATGCAGCAGATTGCCGATGCGGCAGGGGTATCCAAATTTGCAGTGTCCCGCGCGTTGACCGGCAAACCGGGCGTAAGCGAGCAAACCCGGGAGATGATTATGCGGACCGCTGCGCAACTAGGCTATTTCAAGGCCGAGCCGAAGCGTTCTTCATTGGGGGGAGAGCCTGAGCGGGACGCCAAAGGGGAGCAAGGCGGAACGGTTCTCATCTTGTTTCCCAACATCCGCTCCCAGAACCGTTCATCCCTATATTGGGGACCGGTCTTCGATGGCATCTCGGCTCGCCTGAACGAGCTGGGCATGGACATCCTGACGCTGACCGAACCGTCCTCGGAGCGCATGTTCTCGGTGCTGAATCCCGAGGCAATCAGCGGCGTCATTACGGTCGGTTCGATTTCGACCTCCATGCTGCTGGAGGTATACAGGCTGCACATCCCGCTGGTTATGGTTGACCACGAGGAGCCGGCGATCCATGCCGATTCGATATTCACGGACAACATGAAATGCATGAGGGAGTTGGTCCTGATGCTGATCGGCACAGGGTACAAGCGCTTCCAGTTTGCCGGGAAACTGCCGGATGCCGCCAGCTTCAGGGAACGTTGGCTCGGCTATCGTTCCATGCTGGAAGAAATGCAGATCGAGGGGCAGCAGCGGACGGAATTGCTCGGACCGGATCATGGACATATTGAGGCAGCCATTGGCGAAATGCCGCTCGAGGAACTTCCGGAAGTCTTCGTTTGCGACAACGATCTGACGGCTTCCATCGTGCTGGGTGCATTAAGAAAGAAAGGGGTGCCGGTCCCGGAACGCTGCGCGGTAACCGGGTTCGATGACACCCGAACCGACGAGCCGATTGTGGCTACCGTCCGCGTCGACAAGGAGAACCTGGGAAAGCGGTCCGTGGACCAGTTGTTATGGCGCATGGAAAACCCTGACGTGCCGGCAGAACGTAAGCTTATATATTCCGAACTTGTGGTAAGGAAAGAATACCATGCGACACTTCATTCAGAACAATTGCAAAACGCCAACAAAACAGATTGACTGAATAGATAAAAACATGTTAATTTTGTTTTGTAAGTTATTTCGTTTTATAATAACAGAACCATAACAAAATAACCGATATAAACCGCCAAAAAACAAACACACGTTAACGGAGGCTGTTATGAGCAAACAATCGCTGATTTTTGAAAATTGGACCTTCAAGGCTTGCGACGATCAGGAGTGGCTGCCCGCTAAGGTGCCGGGCTGCGTGCATACGGATTTGCTGAGACTGGAGAAAATTCCGAACCCTTTCTACGGAACGAACGAAAAAGAGGTTCAGTGGATCGACAAGAAAGATTGGGAGTACCAGACGGAATTCGGCGTCGAGGATGCTTTGCTGTCCCAAGAGCATCTGGAACTGGTATTTGACGGGCTGGACACTTACGCAGACGTATATTTGAACGGCCAACATGTGCTGGCCGCAGACAACATGTTCCGCGTATGGAACGTCGATGTAAAGCCTTACGTCAAAGCGACCGGCAACGTGCTTCATATCCGGTTCAGATCTCCGATCCAGGAGGATCTGCCGAAACTGGAGAAGCTGGGTTATGCATTGCCTGCATCCAATGACCAATCCGACGTAGGCGGACTGGGTGACAAACGAGTGAGCATCTTCGCCCGTAAGGCACCATACCATTACGGCTGGGATTGGGGTCCGCGGTTCGTAACGAGCGGCATCTGGCGCGAAGCACGGCTGGAGGGCTGGACGGAAGCCAAAATTCACGACGTATTTATCCGTCAGGATCAGGTAAGCGCTTCCCTCGCCTCGCTGACTGCCGTTGTGGAAGTAGAAATGCCGGCAGCATCCGAAGCGGTCATTCGCATTCAGACGGATGGACAGAGCTGGGAGAAATCGTTTTCGCTTCAGGCAGGCCTGCAAACCGTTGAGATTCCGGTGGAGATCAGCGAACCGAAGCTGTGGTGGAGCCGCGGATTGGGCGAAGCGCATATGTACAGCTTTGCAGCCAAAGTGCTCGAGGGCGAGCGGATTCTGGCGAATGCCGAAGTGAAAACGGGATTGCGTTCGATCCGACTCGTTCGCGATAAAGACGAAGCAGGAGCCTCTTTCTACT contains the following coding sequences:
- a CDS encoding LysR family transcriptional regulator — protein: MYYSGKVRVSIMSLVKYEILNAVIEYGSLTRAAEALNITQSAVSHAISSLESECGFSLLHRGRSGVRLTADGERMIVYIREILRWAELLNQEMSLIRGAETGTVRIGTFASVSTQWLPGILKQFRVQHPGIGIKLWEGDYAEISAWLASGAIDLGFLSLGDSLPYDSIELRKDRMMCILPLDHPLSTAETLPFELLLSEPFIMPKWGGDNEIERLIRQYAAKPDIIYEVAEDQAIMAMVRNGLGISLLPEMVLRGHEHELALIPLEGDPFRTIGLTCPSLDNLSPAAHRFIAAVQDWLALEH
- a CDS encoding DUF3243 domain-containing protein, which translates into the protein MNEDNHVIRKDGQVELGQVEDAVNRIAPEQREQILHNFETFKEYLAKRIAVGEAIGLGEEQMARIAEKVADYLAANEEPRNSEEKLLQELWSVGREEEQHMLAHMLVRLAQRAH
- a CDS encoding AAA family ATPase, coding for MPFLKRVLLDWSARPPMNRDNFPYNIAALRQIEQLEFSHNVTFLVGENGSGKSTLLEAMGVSCGFSIVGGRDLVIRRDKDDASLSEIMTLQWLPKVNQGFYFRAETFDTFAKYIDELAEEPFVGRAAYAPYGGVSLNERSHGQGFLEFFAGRFSEKGLYLLDEPESALSPQNQLVLLRMMHDLERSGKAQFVIATHSPILMSYPGATIYHFNENGVESMDYEETEHFRLTRDFLNNREVYLNRLFES
- a CDS encoding MFS transporter encodes the protein MNNIRWLVRSQSIVTLASGMIYPYYLLFLKNLGNSYSKYGLAFAVFTISSAAASQWLAPRMDRQARQMLAVSAFGMAAAMLAFPWVGSYIWVLLLQMLMGLCNAMQRMSERVLLADYTEPGRRGHAVGHYHFWTAAASGFAVILGGMLIDWLTIDVLFYLSALLYVMSGIAVWRASQPSV
- the cyoE gene encoding heme o synthase; this encodes MLKDMIALTKPRLLRLNVFAVVVGYWVASKWDIDWLSLLMVIIGSTLVIASACVINNYWDRELDQKMERTKKRIEYINHLNPGFVLGYGLVLGLAGFAVLYVLVHPLSAWLALGGWFAYIVVYTIWLKRSSTWSTSLGGIAGAMPPVIGYCTVTEQVDAGAWLLFALLFLWQPPHFWSLGIRRVEEYRAAGFPLLPVVKGIKRTKIQMIPYVLLLLPAVILLYHYDYVGIVFLIVSTVGELIWLVHTLSGLRSQDDEKWAKTNFLISVNYLMLVFIVMVANTTWA
- a CDS encoding LacI family DNA-binding transcriptional regulator, which codes for MGKKVTMQQIADAAGVSKFAVSRALTGKPGVSEQTREMIMRTAAQLGYFKAEPKRSSLGGEPERDAKGEQGGTVLILFPNIRSQNRSSLYWGPVFDGISARLNELGMDILTLTEPSSERMFSVLNPEAISGVITVGSISTSMLLEVYRLHIPLVMVDHEEPAIHADSIFTDNMKCMRELVLMLIGTGYKRFQFAGKLPDAASFRERWLGYRSMLEEMQIEGQQRTELLGPDHGHIEAAIGEMPLEELPEVFVCDNDLTASIVLGALRKKGVPVPERCAVTGFDDTRTDEPIVATVRVDKENLGKRSVDQLLWRMENPDVPAERKLIYSELVVRKEYHATLHSEQLQNANKTD
- a CDS encoding DMT family transporter, producing the protein MDSSSRGNRGQAARRADLQMLLATIIWGSSYLFMKSGLASIQELNLIALRFAIAFIVAAVIFHRRLLRADRKTWIAGAVMGTVLFAAFVLITYGVQRTSASQAGFLISLAVIFVPILMTIIHKKMPDVRLAASIVLAVSGLGLLTLQHELRLHIGDVLCILAALVYAIYIIIAGKYTPKHDPLTLGTIQLGMAAGLGIAAAVLFETPHLPDSAEAWAAILGLGILCSGIGYILQTLAQRHASPARTSLIFSLEPLFAAAFAFIFQGEQLTLQGYTGAALMLLAVLVAELKGLDAMYRRRKRSTSANEMHI
- a CDS encoding tetratricopeptide repeat protein, yielding MATLEQAILLREQGKAEDAIKSMQQIALREPDNAQVWYQLAWAHDSLGLEREAVPYYEKALNLGLVGEDRAGAMLGLGSTYRTLGQYEEAKAWLGRGIDEFPERGEFEVFYAMVLHNLGEHAEAMKRLLLMLADTSSNAGIQAYNRAIRFYSEQLDRVWE